Proteins from one Mercurialis annua linkage group LG7, ddMerAnnu1.2, whole genome shotgun sequence genomic window:
- the LOC126654430 gene encoding PAMP-induced secreted peptide 2, giving the protein MAKESNLFSLFFVLLIVLAGISTAEARPLNMLELDKGLFDGLCLGAIKQSGPSPGVGNKFTDSRSFGAIKHDGPSPGQGH; this is encoded by the coding sequence ATGGCTAAAGAATCCAATCTTTTTAGCTTATTTTTTGTGCTTCTAATAGTTTTGGCTGGAATATCCACAGCAGAAGCACGACCATTAAACATGTTGGAATTGGACAAAGGTTTGTTTGATGGGTTGTGTCTTGGTGCAATCAAACAATCGGGTCCGAGCCCTGGGGTTGGAAACAAGTTCACGGATTCTCGTAGTTTTGGTGCCATTAAGCATGATGGTCCTAGCCCTGGCCAAGGACATTAA
- the LOC126654433 gene encoding uncharacterized protein LOC126654433, which yields MKPNFIRTTSLEKEASSRLRHKPPALSLAPRQKLPALSLAPRQKQPAPPPAAQQAPPAAPPQAQPAAPPRATSSAPPRAASSGPSLAPPAFEDDNLESPSPSISSNLSYHGYNRTPHIHVEAKSLLPDAHGIARNIGCAFQEKQDPSGYSWLLVNKDVKQFYWEDFQRRYTWDPHAEMLIKTTWKKVAASHYNKTLNKWRDNWKKKKQIPQGVKDDIWDTWLARWESDDWKKKSKKASKNRLSEPGGIGTGIAKHTGGSRSILEHTKLMEKENGRVMNPWEVHQKLHKRKDGSFVDSKSSIINDKMINAVAIASQPQEDGSVPEVDIHSLYYDVVGGAKKKQVYGLGSQASVFYPHSFSSTSSGYKSDEEHMKQMIEQHFNDQQQHLTKQLDTLREQQESLRKHQDALQQQQLDLARREQGLHDTLQLELAEREKRLQNTMLLQMQEMWKNMQNGKPPSGGA from the exons ATGAAGCCTAATTTCATAAGGACAACATCACTAGAAAAAGAAGCGTCATCAAGATTACGGCACAAACCACCAGCACTATCTCTAGCACCACGACAAAAACTACCAGCACTATCTCTAGCACCACGACAGAAACAACCAGCCCCACCACCAGCCGCACAGCAAGCACCACCAGCAGCCCCACCGCAAGCACAACCAGCAGCCCCACCTCGTGCAACCTCATCAGCCCCACCACGTGCAGCCTCATCAGGCCCATCTTTAGCACCACCAGCATTTGAGGATGATAATTTAGAGAGTCCTTCTCCTTCTATATCATCAAATCTAAGTTATCACGGATACAATCGCACTCCTCACATACATGTAGAGGCAAAGAG TTTACTTCCTGACGCCCATGGTATAGCTCGAAACATCGGCTGTGCATTTCAAGAGAAACAAGATCCGAGTGGATATAGCTGGCTTTTAGTGAACAAGGATGTAAAGCAATTCTATTGGGAAGATTTTCAG AGAAGATATACATGGGATCCTCATGCTGAGATGTTGATCAAGACCACTTGGAAAAAAGTTGCAGCATCCCACTACAATAAGACACTTAATAAGTGGAGAGATAATTGGaaaaaaaagaagcaaattCCTCAAGGTGTTAAAGATGATATTTGGGATACATGGCTTGCTAGGTGGGAATCAGatgattggaaaaaaaaatctaaaaaagcTTCAAAGAATAGGCTTTCAGAACCTGGTGGTATTGGCACTGGTATAGCTAAGCATACAGGAGGTTCTAGATCTATTTTGGAGCATACCAAATTGATG gaaAAAGAGAATGGTAGAGTGATGAATCCATGGGAAGTTCATCAAAAGTTGCATAAGAGAAAAGATGGATCATTTGTTGATAGCAAATCATCAATTATTAAT GATAAGATGATAAATGCTGTAGCTATCGCTAGTCAGCCACAAGAAGATGGGAGTGTGCCAGAAGTTGATATTCACTCGCTTTATTATGATGTTGTTGGCGGGGCAAAAAAGAAGCAAGTGTATGGATTAGGCTCGCAGGCATCAGTGTTTTATCCGCATAGTTTTTCCTCTACTTCTTCTGGATATAAATCAGATGAAGAGCACATGAAGCAGATGATAGAGCAACATTTTAATGATCAACAACAACATCTTACGAAGCAGCTAGACACTTTACGTGAGCAACAAGAATCCTTACGTAAGCATCAAGATGCATTGCAGCAGCAACAACTTGATTTAGCTAGAAGAGAGCAAGGATTACATGATACTTTGCAGCTAGAGTTGGCTGAAAGAGAAAAAAGACTTCAGAATACAATGCTACTTCAGATGCAAGAGATGTGGAAGAATATGCAAAATGGTAAGCCACCTAGCGGAGGGGCATAG
- the LOC126656540 gene encoding PAMP-induced secreted peptide 2-like, whose translation MENLCKFLVIILIIHCGLLIQTESRPLNIKNTKDSAASRVIEGFLLDGLSLGAIKESGPSPGVGHKYTYSQTLGGIKDSGSSPGVGHKYTNSQLLGGIKNSGPSPGEGHNHLSGSTHQ comes from the coding sequence ATGGAAAATCTCTGCAAATTTCTTGTTATTATTCTGATAATACATTGTGGGTTACTTATTCAGACCGAATCGCGGCCGTTGAATATCAAGAACACAAAAGATTCAGCTGCTAGCAGAGTGATTGAAGGGTTCTTATTAGATGGACTGTCCTTAGGAGCTATCAAGGAGTCCGGACCAAGCCCTGGTGTAGGACACAAATACACCTATTCCCAGACTCTTGGAGGTATTAAGGACTCTGGTTCGAGCCCTGGTGTAGGACACAAATACACTAATTCTCAACTTCTTGGAGGAATTAAGAACTCTGGCCCTAGCCCTGGTGAAGGACACAATCATCTTAGTGGCAGTACTCATCAGTGA